From the Sinorhizobium garamanticum genome, one window contains:
- a CDS encoding DUF6522 family protein — protein sequence MTRKRRQGFGSHSSDNLILKTDYIAGQLGLSVSDFERYRHLGMIVASVDCGVDGQTGISRVKCRLGNRVWEALVNEEGTVVHETTTFLRGKLARPKPDRQLSSLKTNTLSLWFGICFRAQASPCSRRPVWNRVEQGVSRNANCDLSIDPATAGIPE from the coding sequence GTGACCCGCAAGCGCCGTCAGGGGTTCGGCTCTCATTCGTCTGACAACCTAATTCTGAAGACCGATTACATCGCTGGACAGCTTGGTCTGTCGGTGAGTGATTTCGAACGTTATCGACACCTCGGCATGATTGTCGCGAGCGTCGATTGCGGTGTCGATGGTCAAACGGGCATAAGCCGCGTTAAATGCCGTCTTGGCAATCGTGTATGGGAAGCGCTCGTCAACGAGGAAGGAACTGTCGTTCATGAAACCACGACATTCCTGCGCGGCAAATTGGCAAGACCGAAACCGGACCGCCAGCTGAGCTCCCTGAAGACGAATACTCTAAGCCTGTGGTTCGGCATCTGCTTCCGCGCGCAAGCGAGCCCCTGCTCTCGGCGCCCAGTCTGGAATCGCGTCGAGCAGGGCGTTTCTCGCAACGCGAACTGTGACCTAAGTATCGACCCAGCGACGGCAGGCATACCCGAATGA
- a CDS encoding MarR family winged helix-turn-helix transcriptional regulator gives MPSGARLRSSKQTPGTPDEAILDPGIFQCLAGVRLAMRRFLSFSEAVLTEAGVTSQQYQALLVIKVAPQSRIMVRALSEQMLIQHNGAVQLVDRLEAAGLVLRVQSTADKRSVLVGLTVDGERVLNALARRHLGAMLENEPLLVESLAQLRQLAQIG, from the coding sequence ATGCCCTCCGGCGCACGTCTCAGATCTAGCAAACAAACGCCCGGCACACCCGATGAGGCGATTCTTGATCCGGGGATCTTTCAATGCCTTGCTGGGGTCAGGCTGGCCATGCGTCGCTTCCTTTCCTTCAGCGAAGCGGTGCTGACCGAGGCGGGAGTGACCTCGCAACAGTACCAGGCATTGCTGGTCATCAAAGTCGCTCCGCAAAGCCGGATTATGGTTCGGGCACTCTCCGAACAGATGCTGATACAGCATAATGGCGCCGTTCAGCTCGTTGATCGACTTGAAGCGGCGGGTCTTGTCCTGCGCGTCCAATCGACTGCCGACAAACGCAGCGTCCTCGTCGGCCTGACTGTCGACGGTGAAAGGGTGCTCAACGCCCTAGCCAGGAGACATTTGGGTGCAATGCTTGAGAATGAACCGTTGCTGGTTGAATCGCTCGCGCAACTTCGACAATTGGCTCAGATAGGCTAG